Proteins co-encoded in one Arthrobacter alpinus genomic window:
- a CDS encoding GNAT family N-acetyltransferase produces the protein MTIQQHYLQAYDQQLRTDAETPSARDVTLLGPLRLVTFDGGRGFITYQNLVGVGAREMAPLVASALAHFCNNPLITDVEWKTRGHDRAPGLHEALVGSGFTPDDTESIMIGPLEALCHDVPMPGGTTLRTVISDADVRAMSAMVDAAFGDPAGPRTANALIARLARNDGMELWVAEMDGRMVSAGRLEPVPNTDFVGIWGGATLQEYRGRGIYRALTAARARSALAMGRKLVHSDSTEFSRPILERSGLVKVSTTTPYNWKR, from the coding sequence ATGACAATTCAGCAGCACTACCTTCAGGCCTACGATCAGCAACTGCGCACCGACGCCGAGACTCCCAGCGCACGGGATGTGACCCTGTTGGGCCCTTTGCGGCTGGTGACGTTCGACGGCGGTCGCGGCTTCATCACGTACCAAAACCTTGTGGGGGTGGGCGCCCGGGAGATGGCTCCCCTGGTGGCAAGCGCCTTGGCGCATTTTTGCAACAATCCGCTCATCACCGACGTCGAATGGAAGACCCGCGGCCACGACCGCGCGCCCGGCCTGCACGAGGCGCTCGTGGGCAGCGGCTTCACGCCCGATGACACCGAATCCATCATGATTGGCCCACTCGAGGCCCTGTGCCACGACGTTCCTATGCCCGGCGGCACCACCCTCCGCACGGTGATCTCCGACGCCGATGTGCGTGCCATGAGCGCCATGGTTGATGCTGCTTTTGGTGATCCTGCCGGTCCCCGCACGGCTAACGCCCTGATTGCACGGCTGGCGCGCAACGACGGCATGGAACTCTGGGTGGCAGAAATGGACGGCAGGATGGTCAGCGCCGGCCGGCTCGAGCCGGTTCCCAACACAGACTTTGTCGGTATTTGGGGCGGCGCCACTCTCCAGGAGTACCGGGGCCGCGGGATCTACCGGGCCCTGACGGCTGCACGGGCCCGTTCGGCACTTGCTATGGGCAGGAAACTGGTCCACAGCGACTCCACTGAATTCTCCCGCCCCATCCTTGAACGCTCCGGCCTGGTCAAGGTCTCCACCACCACGCCCTACAACTGGAAGCGCTGA
- a CDS encoding FAD-dependent oxidoreductase produces MNSLYPVAVIGAGPIGLAAAAHLLERGQDVVVLEAGPSAGAAMSAWGHIKLFSSWQYNIDAASRRLLETPTAGYAGEWVAPRATKLPTGAEMVSEYLAPLAAHPAVAAVVRYGHRVTAITRVLPNGAGVDLTRSAGRESSLFLVRSLVGDETVDVLARAVIDASGTWGGSNPVGRSGIEAIGEAAARSLGLVSPPLPDVLGSSAERFAGCTVLVLGAGHSAANTLLALGRLRQQHPATTILWGLRGTANPVRLYGGGAADELPARGQLGTRLRRFVENGDISIVENVALTSLSPDAGAAGVRLALADGRSLAVDVVVPATGFRPDLSILAELRLDLDPIVEAPRALGPLIDPEFHSCGTVSAHGARELAHPEPNFYIAGMKSYGRAPTFLMATGYEQVRSIAAALAGDRAAADAVELDLPETGVCSTDLAGSCDAPAAAGTEAGSGKSSCGAPDVAPCS; encoded by the coding sequence GTGAATTCGCTATACCCTGTTGCTGTCATTGGAGCCGGGCCCATTGGGCTTGCCGCCGCCGCACATTTGTTGGAACGCGGGCAGGACGTTGTTGTGCTCGAGGCTGGGCCGTCCGCTGGCGCCGCCATGTCCGCGTGGGGGCACATCAAGCTGTTCTCCTCGTGGCAGTACAACATTGATGCTGCCTCCCGGCGGCTGTTGGAAACGCCTACCGCCGGCTATGCGGGGGAGTGGGTGGCGCCGCGGGCGACCAAGCTGCCCACCGGTGCCGAGATGGTGTCCGAATACCTGGCACCGCTGGCCGCACACCCTGCTGTGGCGGCCGTGGTTCGCTACGGCCACCGGGTTACGGCCATCACACGGGTGCTTCCAAACGGTGCCGGAGTGGACCTGACGCGTTCAGCAGGCCGGGAATCTTCCCTATTCTTGGTGCGTTCCCTGGTGGGGGATGAGACCGTGGATGTCCTGGCGCGTGCCGTCATTGATGCCTCGGGAACATGGGGTGGTTCCAACCCGGTGGGCCGCTCCGGGATCGAGGCCATCGGTGAGGCTGCCGCACGGTCCTTGGGATTAGTGAGCCCGCCGCTGCCCGATGTGCTGGGTTCCTCGGCGGAACGGTTCGCCGGTTGCACGGTCCTGGTTCTGGGTGCCGGGCACTCCGCAGCCAACACGCTCCTGGCGCTGGGCCGGCTGCGCCAACAGCATCCAGCAACCACCATTCTGTGGGGACTGCGCGGTACCGCCAACCCGGTCCGGCTCTACGGCGGTGGCGCGGCCGATGAACTGCCGGCCCGCGGCCAGCTCGGCACGCGCCTGCGCCGATTCGTGGAGAACGGCGACATCTCGATTGTTGAGAATGTTGCGCTTACGTCCCTGTCGCCGGATGCCGGTGCTGCCGGAGTGCGTTTGGCGCTCGCAGATGGCCGCAGCCTTGCCGTGGACGTGGTGGTTCCGGCCACAGGATTCCGCCCGGACCTCTCAATCCTGGCCGAACTGCGCCTGGACCTGGATCCTATTGTGGAGGCGCCGCGCGCACTTGGCCCGCTCATCGATCCCGAGTTCCACAGCTGCGGCACCGTCTCTGCCCACGGTGCACGCGAGCTGGCGCATCCGGAGCCCAACTTCTACATCGCGGGCATGAAGAGCTACGGCCGGGCACCAACCTTCCTCATGGCCACCGGCTACGAGCAGGTCCGCTCCATTGCGGCGGCCCTTGCCGGTGACCGTGCCGCGGCCGATGCCGTTGAACTGGATCTGCCCGAAACCGGTGTTTGCTCCACGGATCTGGCAGGCTCCTGCGATGCCCCGGCTGCTGCAGGTACTGAGGCTGGCTCGGGTAAATCGAGCTGTGGTGCGCCTGACGTAGCGCCCTGCAGTTAG
- a CDS encoding arsenate reductase ArsC, whose translation MNIAKPSVLFVCVHNAGRSQMAAAFLSNLSAGQIDVRSAGSAPADSINPAAVAAMREVGIDMSAEVPKVLSTAAVEMSDVVITMGCGDSCPVFPGKRYEDWELADPAGQGVEAVRPIRDQIRLRVEDLINSLLPGAA comes from the coding sequence ATGAACATCGCCAAGCCCTCCGTCCTGTTCGTCTGTGTCCACAACGCCGGCCGTTCCCAGATGGCAGCCGCCTTCCTGAGCAACCTCTCCGCCGGGCAGATTGACGTCCGCTCTGCCGGGTCCGCCCCTGCCGATTCGATCAACCCCGCCGCCGTGGCGGCCATGCGGGAAGTGGGCATTGACATGTCCGCAGAGGTCCCGAAGGTGCTGTCCACGGCGGCAGTGGAGATGTCCGACGTCGTTATCACTATGGGCTGTGGCGATAGCTGCCCCGTGTTCCCCGGGAAGCGCTACGAGGATTGGGAGCTGGCTGACCCGGCCGGGCAGGGAGTTGAGGCCGTGCGGCCCATTCGCGACCAGATCCGTTTGCGTGTTGAGGACCTGATTAACTCGCTACTGCCCGGCGCTGCGTAA
- a CDS encoding C1 family peptidase — translation MARTNSRYGWIPDLPDQRDFQFAAPVAVQASLPPSVDLRPACPPVYDQGQLGSCTGNGIAGVLQFMAMKEGQADTSTPSRLFIYYNERVIEGTVDSDSGAQIRDGIKSVASIGACDETLWPYTITKFAKKPLAKCYTAAKKNRAISYSRVSQSLSTMKGALASGFPVVFGFTVYDSFESADVARTGVVPMPATSESVLGGHCVVAVGYDDASQSFTIRNSWGTGWGMAGYATMPYGYLLDRSLASDFWCVRSTS, via the coding sequence ATGGCCAGAACCAACTCCCGGTATGGATGGATCCCAGACCTGCCGGATCAGCGTGACTTTCAGTTCGCGGCACCCGTGGCCGTGCAGGCGAGCCTGCCGCCGTCCGTGGACCTGCGGCCTGCGTGCCCTCCCGTTTACGATCAGGGACAGCTCGGCTCTTGCACGGGAAACGGCATTGCAGGGGTGCTGCAGTTTATGGCCATGAAGGAGGGCCAGGCAGACACTTCCACCCCCTCGCGGCTGTTCATCTACTACAACGAGAGGGTCATCGAAGGCACAGTGGACTCGGACTCAGGCGCCCAGATCCGTGACGGAATCAAGTCCGTGGCCAGCATCGGCGCCTGCGACGAAACCCTGTGGCCCTACACCATCACCAAGTTCGCCAAAAAACCGTTGGCCAAGTGCTACACCGCTGCCAAAAAAAACCGCGCGATCAGCTACTCTCGCGTCAGCCAGTCGTTGAGCACCATGAAGGGCGCCCTGGCCTCCGGATTCCCCGTGGTGTTCGGCTTCACCGTCTACGACAGTTTTGAAAGTGCCGACGTCGCCAGAACGGGCGTGGTCCCCATGCCGGCAACCAGCGAGAGCGTCCTGGGCGGGCACTGCGTGGTGGCCGTCGGCTATGACGATGCCAGCCAGAGCTTCACCATCCGCAACTCCTGGGGCACCGGATGGGGCATGGCCGGGTACGCCACCATGCCCTACGGGTACCTGCTGGACCGTTCCTTGGCCAGCGATTTCTGGTGCGTGCGCTCGACGTCGTAA
- the arsB gene encoding ACR3 family arsenite efflux transporter, with protein MTTTATPQETGQLTAKLSTLDRFLAVWILAAMALGLGLGRLIPHLGEAMGTLQVAGVSAPIAVGLLVMMYPVLAKVRYKEAGRVLGDKKLMVTSLVINWVLAPAFMFVLAWIFLADLPEYRTGLIIVGLARCIAMVFIWNDLACGDREAAAVLVAINSVFQVVAFGALGWFYLQWLPALLGLPTTSADFSFWTITVSVVVFLGIPLVAGWLSRTLGERARGRDWYESRFLPRIGPWALYGLLFTIVLLFALQGDAIIAHPLSVVRIALPLLVYFLVVFFASMAIGFVLKMGYARTATLAFTAASNNFELAIAVAIATFGVTSGQALAGVVGPLIEVPLLIALVYVALWSRKFFTTRTAERLTL; from the coding sequence GTGACAACCACCGCCACACCCCAGGAAACAGGGCAACTGACGGCCAAACTTTCCACCCTGGACCGCTTCCTCGCCGTCTGGATCCTCGCCGCCATGGCACTGGGACTCGGTCTGGGACGGCTCATACCGCACTTGGGTGAGGCGATGGGAACCCTTCAGGTGGCGGGAGTGTCGGCACCCATCGCCGTCGGACTTCTGGTGATGATGTATCCGGTCCTGGCCAAGGTCCGCTACAAAGAGGCCGGGCGGGTGTTGGGCGATAAAAAACTCATGGTGACCTCGCTGGTGATCAACTGGGTCCTGGCGCCGGCGTTCATGTTTGTGCTCGCGTGGATATTCCTGGCGGACCTGCCCGAATACCGCACCGGTCTGATCATCGTGGGGCTGGCGCGCTGCATCGCCATGGTGTTCATTTGGAACGATCTTGCGTGCGGCGACCGTGAGGCTGCGGCTGTGCTGGTCGCCATCAACTCCGTGTTCCAGGTAGTCGCCTTTGGCGCGCTGGGCTGGTTCTACCTGCAATGGCTCCCTGCCCTGCTGGGACTGCCCACCACCAGCGCCGACTTCTCGTTCTGGACCATCACGGTCTCGGTAGTCGTGTTCCTGGGCATCCCTCTGGTGGCTGGCTGGCTGAGCCGCACCCTGGGTGAGCGGGCACGCGGCCGTGACTGGTACGAATCCAGATTCCTGCCGCGCATTGGGCCGTGGGCGCTGTATGGCTTGCTGTTCACCATTGTGCTGCTGTTCGCGTTGCAGGGTGACGCCATCATTGCCCATCCGCTGTCAGTGGTGCGGATTGCGTTGCCGCTGCTGGTCTACTTCCTCGTGGTGTTCTTCGCCTCCATGGCCATCGGCTTCGTTCTGAAGATGGGTTACGCACGCACCGCCACCCTCGCCTTCACCGCCGCGAGCAACAACTTTGAGCTCGCCATTGCCGTGGCCATCGCCACCTTCGGTGTCACCAGTGGGCAGGCGCTCGCAGGTGTGGTGGGCCCGTTGATCGAGGTGCCGCTGCTCATCGCCCTGGTCTACGTGGCCCTCTGGAGCCGCAAATTCTTCACCACCCGCACTGCAGAAAGGCTCACCCTATGA
- a CDS encoding ArsR/SmtB family transcription factor has translation MSTTLVTDIPAVLGTQADAPCCVSAPAAGALEAEEAAALAARFKALADPNRLRILSMIAADPAAETCVCDITEPLDLGQPTVSHHLKILVEAGLLTRDKRGVWAYYSLVPGALESLAATLTPKV, from the coding sequence ATGTCCACGACGCTTGTTACTGATATCCCTGCGGTTCTGGGCACCCAGGCTGACGCGCCATGCTGCGTCTCCGCTCCGGCCGCGGGCGCTCTTGAGGCCGAGGAGGCCGCGGCGCTGGCCGCCCGCTTCAAGGCACTGGCAGATCCCAACCGCCTGCGCATCCTTTCCATGATTGCCGCCGATCCCGCGGCAGAGACGTGCGTCTGTGACATCACCGAGCCGCTGGACCTGGGGCAGCCCACGGTCTCTCACCACCTGAAGATCCTGGTGGAGGCTGGCCTGCTCACCCGTGACAAGCGGGGCGTGTGGGCGTACTACTCACTGGTACCCGGCGCGCTCGAGTCTCTGGCCGCCACACTTACCCCGAAGGTATGA
- a CDS encoding low molecular weight phosphatase family protein codes for MTSTAAKPAVLFVCVKNGGKSQMAAGLMKLESDDGVTVTSAGTVPGKAVNQLSAEVLLELGVDISAERPTLLTEDAMRKAGLVVVLGTEAKVPAVDGVSVEVWETDEPSQRGIEGRERMELVRDDIHARVKELTQRLHGER; via the coding sequence ATGACTTCAACAGCCGCGAAGCCCGCCGTCTTGTTTGTCTGCGTCAAGAATGGCGGCAAGTCTCAAATGGCTGCCGGCCTCATGAAGCTTGAAAGCGACGACGGCGTCACCGTCACCTCGGCGGGCACTGTTCCCGGCAAGGCCGTCAACCAGCTCTCTGCCGAGGTCCTGCTGGAGCTAGGCGTCGACATCAGCGCGGAGCGGCCTACGCTCCTGACGGAGGATGCGATGCGGAAGGCGGGGCTCGTCGTCGTACTGGGCACTGAAGCGAAGGTTCCAGCCGTGGACGGCGTGAGCGTGGAGGTGTGGGAAACGGATGAGCCCAGCCAACGCGGCATCGAGGGCCGCGAACGCATGGAGCTGGTTCGCGACGACATCCACGCCCGCGTGAAGGAGCTCACGCAGCGGCTGCACGGCGAGCGTTAG
- the thiL gene encoding thiamine-phosphate kinase yields MTLTVDQLSESELLARIFPRLHAGTTTLLGPGDDSAIISAPDGRTVISIDTQVQDKDFRLLWPNGSVSAGYDVGWKAAAQNLSDINAMGAVATAMVVSLTLPGTTPVAWVEDFANGLSAAIVALGAPQCSVAGGDLSGGSEIVVTVAVTGSLEGLEPVLRSGARAGDQLAVCGNMGFSAAGWALYESTVAAAEFTPAMARAAALFARPVPPLTAGPAAARAGATAMMDISDGLLRDATRISGASKVSVNLDSAVLAGMARELEETAVVLGKNPLTWVLTGGEDHGLLSTFPAGRTLPEGFIGIGSIVSMEAAVAAVTIDGQNFEGVVSGALGWDHFAV; encoded by the coding sequence ATGACCCTCACCGTGGACCAACTCTCCGAATCCGAGCTCCTGGCCCGGATCTTCCCGCGCCTGCACGCCGGCACCACCACTTTGCTGGGGCCCGGGGACGATTCCGCCATCATCTCCGCACCGGACGGTCGCACGGTCATCTCCATCGACACGCAGGTTCAGGACAAGGATTTCCGCCTCCTGTGGCCCAACGGCAGTGTGTCCGCAGGATACGACGTCGGATGGAAGGCCGCCGCACAAAACCTCAGCGACATCAATGCCATGGGTGCCGTTGCCACCGCCATGGTTGTCAGCCTCACCCTCCCAGGTACGACGCCGGTCGCCTGGGTTGAGGACTTTGCCAACGGCCTGAGTGCCGCCATCGTTGCGCTCGGGGCACCCCAGTGTTCGGTGGCAGGCGGGGACCTCTCCGGCGGCAGCGAGATTGTGGTCACCGTTGCCGTGACGGGTTCGCTGGAGGGGCTTGAGCCGGTGCTCCGCAGCGGAGCCCGTGCGGGCGACCAGCTTGCCGTCTGCGGAAACATGGGCTTCTCGGCCGCGGGCTGGGCACTGTATGAGAGCACCGTTGCCGCCGCCGAGTTCACCCCGGCCATGGCTCGCGCCGCGGCACTGTTTGCCCGCCCGGTTCCGCCGCTGACCGCCGGGCCGGCTGCAGCGCGCGCCGGTGCCACCGCCATGATGGACATTTCTGATGGTCTCTTGCGGGATGCCACCCGGATTTCCGGTGCCAGTAAAGTGTCCGTGAATCTGGATTCCGCCGTGCTCGCCGGCATGGCCCGCGAACTGGAGGAAACCGCCGTCGTACTTGGAAAAAACCCGCTCACCTGGGTACTGACGGGCGGGGAAGATCATGGACTGTTATCCACATTCCCGGCAGGCCGCACCCTCCCCGAGGGGTTCATTGGGATAGGCTCAATAGTGTCAATGGAGGCGGCTGTTGCGGCTGTGACCATTGACGGACAGAATTTTGAAGGCGTCGTTTCAGGCGCCCTGGGATGGGACCATTTTGCAGTCTAA